The following are from one region of the Mycolicibacterium helvum genome:
- a CDS encoding C39 family peptidase, which yields MTSTKRAGRITTLGFAVGAGLLIASGAGAAVASAAPDNSGHSPSSSSASSSSSSSARSARPSTSTAGRPKPARTVSTRSDYSAPVVQLPTSKRTPVAASALAAATPAASDISTPGASAKQTRAQRLPTPAEVQQAIVAGLDAARRDLDTLRRNIELLVKHQIEGIQDNLTTLRYDLEAIIGPNRQPQQPDIPAGDTPGLIGNPAAKEVYFVPQGNTNRCVLMSTAMVIGQLKGIDNMPTAQQITDEAATTPSTVTPGKMIYDPVKDTYVAYADALALLENHGITATSTQFSKGQGTAALDNVKGALTAGESVIVTVNANIAWGRAAPGGAVTANHAITVLGIDTVNDIVYVNDSAFLTKGQGMAVKLDVFMSAWAANDYQTITAYVTPAAEATIAA from the coding sequence GTGACTTCCACTAAGCGGGCTGGGCGAATCACGACACTCGGGTTCGCGGTCGGCGCCGGTTTGCTGATCGCCTCCGGCGCCGGCGCGGCGGTAGCCTCGGCCGCTCCCGACAATTCCGGACACTCGCCCAGCAGCTCCTCGGCGTCGAGCAGTTCATCGTCGTCGGCCCGATCGGCTCGCCCCTCGACCAGCACAGCGGGCAGGCCCAAGCCAGCCCGCACAGTCAGCACCCGCAGCGACTATTCGGCACCCGTGGTGCAGCTGCCCACCAGCAAGCGCACGCCGGTCGCGGCGAGTGCGCTGGCCGCGGCAACCCCGGCCGCCAGCGACATCTCCACGCCTGGCGCATCTGCCAAACAAACTCGGGCCCAACGTCTTCCCACCCCGGCTGAGGTTCAGCAAGCGATCGTGGCGGGCTTGGACGCCGCGCGCCGGGACCTCGACACCCTGCGCCGCAACATCGAGCTACTCGTCAAGCACCAGATCGAGGGCATCCAGGACAATCTGACCACCCTGCGCTACGACCTCGAGGCCATCATTGGCCCCAACCGGCAGCCGCAGCAGCCGGACATCCCGGCGGGGGATACGCCCGGCCTCATCGGTAATCCCGCCGCCAAAGAGGTCTACTTCGTCCCCCAGGGCAATACCAACCGGTGCGTCCTGATGTCCACCGCCATGGTGATCGGGCAACTCAAGGGCATCGACAACATGCCAACCGCACAGCAGATCACCGACGAGGCGGCCACCACCCCGAGCACCGTGACGCCCGGCAAGATGATCTACGACCCGGTCAAAGACACCTACGTCGCGTACGCCGACGCCCTGGCACTGCTGGAGAACCACGGAATCACCGCGACCTCGACCCAGTTCTCCAAGGGCCAGGGCACTGCCGCGCTCGACAACGTCAAAGGCGCGCTGACCGCTGGAGAATCGGTCATCGTGACCGTCAATGCCAACATCGCCTGGGGGCGCGCCGCACCGGGCGGAGCCGTCACGGCCAATCACGCCATCACCGTCTTGGGCATCGACACGGTCAACGACATCGTGTACGTCAACGACAGTGCCTTCCTGACCAAGGGCCAGGGGATGGCCGTCAAGTTGGACGTGTTCATGAGCGCCTGGGCGGCAAACGACTACCAGACCATCACCGCCTACGTCACTCCTGCCGCAGAAGCCACGATCGCGGCCTGA
- a CDS encoding peptide chain release factor 3, with product MSDHDLDIQTAPTGTAAANRLVAEAGRRRTFAVISHPDAGKSTLTEALVLHARVITQAGAIHGKAGRRATVSDWMEMEQARGISITSTALQFPYLSPDGQDCVINLLDTPGHADFSEDTYRVLSAVDCAVMLIDAAKGLEPQTLKLFQVCKHRGLPILTVINKWDRPGRHALELLDEIQERIGLKPTPLTWPVGIAGDFKGVLDRRTGNFIRFTRTAGGATAAPEEHIAPDRAHDAAGIDWDNAVEECELIAADDGDHDQELFLQGVTTPVLFTSAALNFGVNQLLDNLVRLAPAPSGQADVNGDVRPVDSPFSAFVFKVQAGMDSAHRDRIAYARVCSGTFERGDVLTHAATGKPFVTKYAQSVFGQQRSTLDNAWPGDVIGLANAAALRPGDTLFRDIPVQFPPIPSFSPEHFSVARGTDPSKHKQFRKGIEQLEQEGVVQVLRSNRRGDQAPVLAAVGPLQFEVTSHRMATEFNAPISLEGLPYTVARAVDPDDAEFVEKQVSMEVLTRTDGVMLALFTTKWRLQGFQEDNPSVKLRPLVAAGDD from the coding sequence ATGAGTGATCACGACCTGGATATTCAGACAGCCCCTACCGGGACGGCTGCGGCAAACCGACTGGTGGCTGAAGCCGGCCGCCGGCGCACCTTCGCCGTCATCAGCCACCCAGACGCCGGTAAGTCGACACTGACCGAGGCGCTGGTCCTGCACGCCAGGGTGATCACGCAAGCGGGCGCCATCCACGGCAAAGCCGGGCGACGCGCCACGGTGTCGGACTGGATGGAAATGGAGCAGGCCAGGGGCATTTCCATCACCTCGACGGCACTGCAGTTCCCCTACCTCTCGCCGGATGGGCAGGACTGCGTCATCAACCTGCTCGACACCCCGGGGCACGCGGACTTTTCCGAAGACACCTACCGGGTGCTGTCCGCCGTCGATTGTGCCGTCATGCTGATCGACGCCGCCAAGGGCCTGGAGCCGCAGACCCTCAAGCTGTTTCAGGTGTGCAAGCACCGCGGCCTTCCGATCCTCACCGTGATCAACAAGTGGGACCGCCCCGGTCGCCACGCGCTGGAGCTGCTCGACGAGATCCAGGAGCGCATCGGACTCAAACCCACCCCGCTGACGTGGCCGGTCGGCATCGCGGGCGACTTCAAGGGCGTTCTGGATCGCCGCACCGGCAATTTCATTCGGTTCACCCGCACCGCCGGCGGCGCCACCGCGGCACCTGAAGAGCACATCGCACCGGACCGGGCCCACGACGCCGCCGGTATCGACTGGGACAACGCGGTCGAAGAATGTGAACTGATCGCCGCCGACGACGGGGATCACGACCAGGAGCTCTTTCTGCAGGGCGTGACGACTCCCGTCCTGTTCACCTCGGCCGCACTGAACTTCGGGGTGAATCAGCTGCTGGACAACTTGGTCCGGCTGGCACCCGCGCCCAGCGGGCAGGCCGACGTGAACGGCGATGTGCGCCCGGTCGACTCGCCATTCAGCGCGTTCGTCTTCAAGGTTCAAGCCGGTATGGACTCCGCCCACCGCGACCGTATTGCCTACGCCCGGGTGTGCTCGGGCACATTCGAACGCGGCGACGTCCTCACCCATGCCGCCACGGGCAAACCGTTCGTGACCAAGTACGCGCAGTCGGTGTTCGGTCAGCAGCGCTCGACATTGGACAACGCGTGGCCCGGCGACGTGATCGGTTTGGCCAACGCCGCCGCGTTACGTCCGGGAGACACCCTGTTCCGGGACATTCCCGTGCAGTTCCCGCCAATACCGAGCTTCTCCCCCGAGCATTTCTCCGTCGCCCGTGGCACCGACCCGAGCAAGCACAAGCAATTCCGCAAGGGCATCGAACAGCTGGAGCAGGAGGGCGTTGTGCAGGTTCTGCGCTCCAACCGGCGCGGCGATCAGGCACCCGTGCTCGCCGCCGTCGGTCCCCTGCAGTTCGAGGTCACCAGCCACCGGATGGCCACCGAGTTCAACGCACCTATCTCGCTGGAGGGTCTGCCCTACACCGTCGCCCGCGCCGTCGACCCCGATGACGCCGAGTTCGTCGAGAAGCAGGTGTCGATGGAAGTCCTCACCCGCACCGATGGCGTCATGCTGGCGTTGTTCACCACAAAGTGGCGACTGCAGGGGTTCCAAGAGGACAATCCGTCGGTGAAATTACGTCCGCTGGTCGCCGCCGGGGACGACTGA
- a CDS encoding C39 family peptidase, translating to MTSIKRAGRITTFGFAVGAGLLIASGADAAVAAAAPDGSGQSASNSSSASGHTSSARSARTAAKPTPARTVSTRSEYSAPVVQLQAGKRTPVAASAAAADEIAAVPTASAKLAAPKRSPALPTPAEFQQAVVAGLSTVRQNLDELRQKIETLVQNQIIGFQNNLVVLRIDLERVFNPNKQIIYGNLANAQYWAAGGAQTSNLMAAAMVISALKGETVTAQDIITEAMNTDSVARPGRAMYLGTDTYDWVWATDAVQLMETHGIKVTTVYYTKSQEQRALDTIETALSQGKSVIVSIDGKVISSNTSNQEVWTTEHQAVLLGINITKNLVYLNDGANPAGQNLTMSLEDFLDAWQASRYTAIIAELAPATAQATSPSARESISV from the coding sequence GTGACATCCATCAAGCGAGCTGGGCGAATCACGACGTTCGGATTCGCCGTCGGAGCCGGTTTGCTGATCGCCTCTGGCGCCGACGCAGCGGTGGCCGCAGCCGCACCCGACGGGTCCGGGCAGTCAGCGAGTAACAGCTCATCGGCATCAGGGCACACATCGTCGGCCCGCTCGGCCCGCACGGCGGCCAAGCCCACGCCGGCCCGAACGGTCAGCACTCGTAGCGAATACTCGGCACCCGTCGTCCAGCTGCAGGCCGGCAAGCGCACACCGGTCGCGGCCAGCGCTGCGGCAGCCGACGAGATCGCGGCCGTCCCCACGGCGTCGGCCAAACTGGCCGCACCGAAACGCAGTCCCGCACTTCCCACTCCAGCCGAATTCCAGCAGGCCGTCGTCGCAGGGCTCAGCACCGTGCGGCAGAACCTCGATGAGCTTCGCCAGAAGATCGAAACGCTCGTCCAAAACCAGATCATCGGCTTCCAGAACAACTTGGTCGTACTGCGGATCGACCTCGAGCGCGTCTTCAACCCCAACAAGCAGATCATCTACGGCAACCTGGCCAACGCCCAGTACTGGGCGGCCGGGGGCGCCCAGACCTCGAACCTGATGGCCGCGGCGATGGTCATCAGTGCGCTCAAGGGTGAAACCGTGACTGCGCAGGACATCATCACCGAAGCGATGAACACCGATAGTGTCGCTCGCCCGGGCCGGGCCATGTACCTGGGCACCGATACCTACGACTGGGTGTGGGCCACCGATGCGGTCCAGCTGATGGAAACCCACGGGATCAAGGTGACGACTGTCTACTACACCAAGAGCCAGGAGCAACGCGCGCTGGACACTATCGAAACCGCGTTGTCGCAAGGCAAGTCGGTGATTGTGAGTATCGACGGCAAGGTCATCTCCAGCAACACCAGCAATCAGGAAGTGTGGACGACCGAGCACCAGGCGGTGCTGCTCGGGATCAACATCACCAAGAACCTCGTCTACCTCAACGACGGCGCCAATCCTGCGGGCCAGAACCTGACGATGTCGCTCGAAGACTTCCTCGATGCCTGGCAGGCCAGCCGCTACACGGCCATCATCGCCGAATTGGCCCCCGCCACAGCACAAGCCACGTCACCGTCGGCGCGTGAAAGCATCTCCGTATGA
- a CDS encoding C39 family peptidase → MTSINRAGRITTFGFAVGAGLLIAAGAGAAVASAAPDESGHASTTNSSASSSASSSARSARPSTGAPAKAKPTNKVSASSDYSAPVVQLHTRNRTSAVAAATAPTSTPAAEELVSAPTPSIKQASAQRLPTPARVPQAALDVVRDLNTIRRNIELLIRHQIDDLRDNLTALRYDLAAIIAPARRPTNPDIPADETPGVIGTPKSREGYFIYQGATNTCALSTAAMLIGQLYGRDTMPTWEQIVDEAAKTPSFSKPGQMVYDRVKDTFVSTTDVVQLLQTHGVNAKITQYTRGQSDLAVSSLKAALTQGDAVAVSVKAEVIWGRAAPETAYKGDHLITVLGIDTNKNVVYVNDSAFEQEEGMGIAIPMNRFMSAWAADSYLTITAVAAATSQTALAA, encoded by the coding sequence ATGACATCGATTAATCGCGCGGGACGAATCACCACCTTCGGGTTCGCGGTCGGCGCAGGCTTGCTGATCGCCGCGGGTGCTGGTGCCGCGGTCGCGAGTGCCGCGCCCGACGAGTCCGGTCACGCATCGACCACGAATTCCTCGGCATCGAGCAGCGCATCGTCATCGGCCCGCTCAGCCCGACCCTCGACCGGTGCGCCGGCCAAAGCCAAACCGACGAACAAGGTCAGCGCGAGCAGCGACTACTCGGCCCCCGTGGTGCAGCTGCACACCCGCAACCGCACGTCCGCCGTCGCCGCGGCAACCGCGCCGACATCCACCCCGGCGGCCGAGGAGCTCGTCTCGGCGCCCACCCCGTCGATCAAACAAGCCTCGGCCCAACGGCTTCCCACGCCGGCTCGGGTGCCACAGGCGGCCTTGGACGTGGTCCGCGATCTCAACACCATTCGCCGCAATATCGAGCTCCTGATCCGGCACCAGATCGACGACTTGCGCGACAACCTGACCGCGCTGCGCTACGACCTCGCCGCGATCATCGCTCCGGCCCGACGGCCGACCAATCCCGATATCCCGGCGGATGAAACACCGGGAGTCATCGGCACACCGAAAAGCAGGGAGGGTTACTTCATCTACCAGGGCGCTACCAATACCTGCGCCCTGTCAACGGCCGCGATGTTGATCGGCCAACTGTACGGCCGCGACACGATGCCGACCTGGGAGCAGATCGTCGACGAAGCGGCCAAAACGCCGAGCTTCTCAAAACCCGGCCAGATGGTCTACGACCGCGTGAAAGACACCTTCGTGAGTACCACCGATGTGGTCCAGTTGCTGCAGACCCACGGGGTGAACGCAAAAATCACCCAGTACACCAGGGGTCAAAGCGATCTCGCTGTTTCGAGCCTCAAGGCGGCGCTGACTCAAGGTGACGCAGTCGCCGTGTCGGTCAAAGCCGAGGTCATCTGGGGACGTGCAGCGCCCGAGACGGCATACAAGGGTGACCATCTGATCACCGTGCTGGGCATCGACACCAACAAGAACGTCGTCTACGTCAATGACAGCGCCTTCGAGCAAGAAGAAGGCATGGGCATCGCGATCCCCATGAACAGGTTCATGAGCGCGTGGGCGGCAGACTCGTACTTGACCATCACCGCCGTGGCCGCCGCAACCTCGCAAACCGCGCTCGCGGCCTGA
- a CDS encoding SDR family oxidoreductase, with product MTQQITALVTGANRGLGRQLAAELLSRGAKVYAAARRPETVDLPGVVPIQLDITDLASVRAAAAIAGDVTVLLNNAGVSTQADLLTGPIEDIRLEMETHYFGTLNVIREFVPIIEKNGGGAVLDVLSVLSWYHVPAFGAYSAAKAAGWAMTDALRTELAPKGITVSALHVGFMDTDMASFVPDDQKTAPALVAKQAVEGLLAGQAEILADDLTRQVKAGLSSANN from the coding sequence ATGACACAACAGATCACCGCACTGGTAACCGGTGCCAATCGTGGATTAGGACGACAGCTGGCCGCCGAGCTGCTGTCGCGGGGAGCGAAGGTCTACGCGGCGGCCCGCCGGCCAGAGACTGTGGACCTACCCGGCGTGGTGCCGATCCAGCTCGACATCACCGACCTGGCTTCGGTGCGCGCCGCGGCGGCCATCGCCGGCGACGTCACGGTGCTGCTGAACAACGCCGGCGTCTCGACCCAGGCGGATCTTCTCACCGGACCGATCGAGGACATCCGCTTGGAGATGGAGACGCACTACTTCGGAACGCTGAACGTGATCCGAGAGTTCGTGCCGATCATCGAGAAGAACGGTGGCGGTGCTGTCCTGGACGTGTTGTCGGTGCTGTCGTGGTACCACGTGCCCGCATTCGGTGCCTACTCGGCGGCGAAGGCCGCCGGTTGGGCGATGACCGACGCGTTGCGAACTGAGTTGGCGCCCAAAGGAATTACCGTCTCAGCGCTGCACGTCGGCTTCATGGACACCGATATGGCCAGTTTTGTCCCCGATGACCAGAAGACCGCCCCCGCACTGGTCGCCAAGCAGGCCGTCGAGGGACTGCTGGCCGGCCAGGCCGAGATTCTGGCCGACGACTTGACTCGGCAGGTGAAGGCGGGGCTCTCCTCCGCGAACAACTAG
- a CDS encoding LuxR family transcriptional regulator, protein MLATMSAIDLPAETLLTWSEQSVGELPTGTVTLLLADVEGSTRLWETQSDSMSDALERLNLTVNDVVAAHGGVRPIEQGEGDSFVVAFARASDAIACALQLQLAELLPIRVRIGLHTGEVQLRDTGNYMGPTINRAARLRDLAHGGQTVLSGATEQLVVDRLPPDVWLSDLGVHPLRDLPRPERVVQLNHPDLRSDFPPLRVTNELAGRHLPAQLTSFVGRDSQIGEVEQILNENRLVTLTGSGGVGKTRLAVRVADRAADGFTGGAWFVDLAPVTNPLVVPVVLARTLGLSDQPGRSTIEAVSKFVRTRQILLVLDNCEHLLDACAEIVVELLDAGPGVTVLATSREPIGIAGELIWRVPSLSVNDEAVDLFADRARRTRPDFRLTEENSSTIAEICRRLDGMPLAVELAAARIRTLSLTQIVDGLHHSFRLLAGGARTAVRRQQTLRASIDWSHTMLTEPERVLFRRLAVFMGGFDLDAADSVGADADVEHYQLIDLLGLLVDKSLVVAEEVQGMMRYRLLETVRQYGLEKLAESGEAETVRNRHRNHYTNAATALEAQTGGDGTPLIPWAELEMDNLRAAHTWSCDSAAFEPALRLVSALQRLWVTRGRFREGVAGFDAVLGDERFRDQSVAPAVWIRAVANAELLAVWFSVPATLQRAQEALAAARELNDQALVVHTLLTCGLLALNEAELAAQYFTEAAQLARATGDHAALYHVYSYQCFATNVVGDPRASQAAGEQGRDLADALGDKFMSRYSRTFLTGALSMQGKLAESLAVGRRLVEEARAGDDRPMEVFGLMAWAQALSLSGDAAAARAAAQSALDVGATLGGFHEDTAYVAVATAALAAGDAEAARQACEDAWRHRTSLKELFVRSLTPMAEAALAGGDLVAARRWADDTVAAVPGCYQVLALNARARVAIAQGEPQQAESDLHEAIAVAERTGGHLRLSETLECLGALAASANPAHAVRLFGAADSMRRRHGAARFPYVQAAYDVGLSAARHALNENEFDSAWSEGAGLSTAEAIGYAQRGRGARGRPTSGWESLTRSELDVVRLVSEGLSNKDIATRLFISPRTVQSHLTHVYTKLAVSSRVQLVQEAARHA, encoded by the coding sequence ATGCTGGCTACCATGAGCGCAATTGATCTGCCGGCGGAAACGCTGCTGACGTGGAGCGAGCAGAGCGTGGGGGAACTTCCAACCGGAACCGTGACGCTGCTCCTTGCCGATGTCGAAGGCTCGACCCGGCTTTGGGAAACCCAATCGGATTCCATGTCGGACGCACTGGAACGGCTCAATCTCACCGTCAACGATGTGGTGGCCGCGCACGGTGGTGTGCGCCCCATCGAGCAGGGCGAGGGCGACAGCTTCGTCGTCGCGTTCGCCCGCGCCAGCGACGCCATCGCGTGCGCTTTGCAGTTGCAGTTGGCTGAGTTGTTGCCGATCCGCGTCCGCATCGGGCTGCACACCGGGGAAGTGCAGCTGCGCGATACGGGTAACTACATGGGACCCACCATCAACCGCGCCGCACGGCTTCGCGACTTGGCACACGGCGGCCAAACGGTTCTGTCCGGCGCCACTGAGCAACTGGTCGTTGACCGGCTGCCCCCGGACGTGTGGTTGTCTGACTTGGGCGTGCACCCGCTGCGCGACCTACCGCGCCCGGAACGGGTCGTGCAACTGAATCACCCCGACCTGCGCAGCGACTTCCCGCCCTTGCGGGTCACCAACGAGCTTGCCGGACGCCATCTTCCGGCCCAGTTGACAAGTTTCGTGGGTCGCGATTCCCAGATCGGCGAAGTCGAGCAGATCCTGAACGAGAACAGGTTGGTCACCCTGACCGGCTCCGGCGGTGTCGGAAAGACCCGGTTGGCGGTACGGGTCGCAGATCGGGCGGCAGACGGCTTCACCGGTGGCGCCTGGTTCGTCGACCTTGCTCCAGTGACCAATCCCCTTGTCGTACCGGTCGTACTGGCACGTACGTTGGGTCTGAGCGATCAACCCGGGCGCTCGACCATCGAGGCCGTGTCGAAGTTCGTCCGAACCCGCCAGATACTGCTGGTGCTCGACAATTGCGAGCACCTCCTGGACGCCTGCGCGGAGATCGTGGTCGAGCTTCTCGACGCCGGGCCCGGTGTCACCGTGCTGGCGACCAGCCGCGAGCCGATCGGCATTGCCGGCGAGCTGATCTGGCGGGTACCTTCACTGTCGGTCAACGACGAGGCTGTCGATTTGTTTGCCGACCGCGCCCGTCGCACGAGACCGGATTTTCGCCTCACAGAAGAGAATTCGTCTACCATCGCCGAGATCTGCCGCCGGCTCGATGGCATGCCGCTCGCAGTCGAGCTGGCCGCGGCGCGAATACGCACACTGTCACTCACCCAGATCGTCGACGGCCTGCACCACAGCTTCCGGTTGCTCGCCGGCGGAGCGCGCACCGCGGTTCGTCGTCAGCAGACATTGCGCGCGTCAATCGACTGGTCGCACACCATGCTCACCGAGCCGGAGCGGGTACTGTTCCGGCGCCTGGCGGTGTTCATGGGCGGATTCGATCTGGACGCCGCTGACTCCGTCGGCGCTGACGCAGACGTCGAGCACTATCAGCTCATCGACCTACTCGGACTTCTTGTCGACAAGTCCCTGGTGGTTGCCGAGGAAGTCCAGGGCATGATGCGGTATCGGCTATTGGAAACCGTTCGCCAGTACGGTCTGGAGAAGCTGGCCGAATCAGGCGAGGCCGAGACCGTACGCAACCGCCACCGAAACCACTACACCAACGCTGCCACTGCACTGGAAGCACAGACAGGTGGCGACGGAACGCCGCTGATTCCCTGGGCTGAACTCGAGATGGACAACCTTCGCGCGGCGCACACCTGGAGTTGCGACAGCGCGGCGTTCGAGCCTGCGCTGCGGTTGGTGTCGGCGCTGCAACGGCTTTGGGTGACACGGGGCCGGTTCCGGGAAGGTGTGGCCGGGTTTGACGCTGTGCTCGGCGACGAGCGCTTCCGCGACCAGAGTGTTGCTCCCGCAGTGTGGATACGGGCAGTGGCCAACGCCGAGCTCTTGGCCGTCTGGTTCTCGGTGCCGGCCACCCTGCAACGCGCGCAAGAAGCGCTCGCCGCGGCACGCGAGCTCAACGATCAAGCCCTCGTCGTCCACACGCTGCTGACGTGTGGCCTGTTGGCCTTGAACGAGGCCGAGCTCGCAGCGCAATATTTCACCGAAGCGGCGCAGCTGGCGCGGGCAACGGGCGACCATGCCGCGCTGTATCACGTCTACAGCTACCAATGTTTCGCCACCAACGTCGTCGGCGATCCACGCGCTTCGCAGGCGGCTGGTGAGCAGGGACGAGATCTCGCCGATGCGCTCGGCGACAAATTCATGTCCCGTTACAGCCGAACGTTCCTGACCGGTGCACTGTCGATGCAGGGCAAGCTGGCCGAAAGCCTCGCGGTCGGCCGCCGGCTGGTCGAGGAGGCACGGGCGGGCGATGACCGGCCGATGGAGGTCTTCGGCCTGATGGCCTGGGCGCAAGCGCTTTCACTCTCCGGCGATGCCGCGGCGGCCCGCGCGGCGGCCCAGTCTGCCTTGGACGTCGGGGCAACCCTCGGTGGCTTTCATGAGGACACTGCGTATGTTGCCGTGGCGACCGCCGCGCTGGCCGCCGGCGACGCCGAAGCGGCCAGGCAAGCGTGCGAGGACGCCTGGCGGCATAGGACGTCGTTGAAAGAACTGTTCGTCAGGAGCCTGACGCCGATGGCTGAGGCCGCCCTGGCCGGTGGTGATCTCGTCGCTGCGCGCCGCTGGGCGGATGACACCGTCGCGGCCGTGCCAGGGTGTTACCAGGTGCTGGCGCTGAACGCCCGCGCCCGGGTCGCCATCGCCCAGGGCGAGCCACAACAGGCGGAAAGCGATCTCCACGAAGCCATCGCCGTCGCCGAGCGTACCGGCGGGCATCTTCGGTTGTCGGAAACCCTCGAATGCCTGGGAGCTCTGGCCGCCAGCGCCAATCCCGCACACGCTGTCCGCCTTTTCGGCGCCGCCGACAGTATGCGGCGACGGCACGGCGCCGCGCGCTTTCCGTACGTTCAGGCCGCCTATGACGTCGGACTGTCGGCCGCGCGGCATGCGCTGAACGAGAACGAGTTTGATTCTGCGTGGTCAGAAGGAGCCGGGCTGTCAACCGCAGAGGCGATCGGTTACGCGCAGCGTGGCCGTGGTGCCCGAGGGAGGCCGACCAGTGGTTGGGAATCGTTGACACGCAGTGAACTCGACGTCGTTCGACTCGTCAGTGAAGGCCTGTCGAACAAAGACATTGCGACGCGCCTGTTCATCTCGCCACGCACCGTTCAGTCACATCTCACGCACGTCTACACCAAACTCGCCGTGTCCTCCCGCGTGCAATTGGTACAGGAAGCCGCCCGCCACGCCTAG
- a CDS encoding GNAT family N-acetyltransferase encodes MMDVVIAEAGELTARDMAAAEALVRAAFGDSFRAHDWLHGVDGVHVLITENADLLAHASVVTRTLRYGSASLTTGYVESVAVDIDQQGRGLGRLVMDHAEAIIRARHQLGALNAVESAAPFYAARGWQPWAGHTQADTPDGLVDTYHPDDRIFVLPTAGTRQQLCGSSPLICDWRVGDLW; translated from the coding sequence ATGATGGACGTTGTGATCGCCGAGGCCGGCGAGTTGACGGCACGCGATATGGCTGCCGCTGAGGCGTTGGTCCGAGCGGCATTTGGAGACAGTTTCCGCGCCCATGACTGGCTGCACGGCGTTGACGGGGTGCACGTGCTGATCACCGAGAACGCTGACCTACTCGCGCACGCATCGGTGGTGACTCGCACCCTGCGTTACGGCAGTGCGTCCCTCACCACCGGCTACGTGGAAAGCGTCGCCGTTGACATCGACCAGCAAGGCCGCGGTCTGGGGCGGCTGGTAATGGATCACGCCGAAGCGATCATCCGGGCCCGGCATCAGCTCGGTGCTCTCAACGCGGTCGAGAGCGCAGCACCGTTCTACGCTGCCCGGGGCTGGCAACCGTGGGCCGGGCACACTCAAGCCGACACCCCCGACGGGCTGGTCGACACCTACCACCCGGACGATCGGATCTTCGTCCTGCCGACGGCCGGGACCCGTCAGCAACTCTGCGGATCATCACCCTTGATCTGTGATTGGCGCGTCGGCGATCTCTGGTAG
- a CDS encoding C39 family peptidase yields the protein MTAPAVSATDDITAAPTASAKQAASKRVPALPTPDQALRTITDSLGTVRRNLDDLREKIETLVQNQIIGLNNSLLDLRIDLQRLFSNKPLIYGNPANSQFWAAQGIETSYLMAAAMVITRLTGETVTADSIVDEAMATNSTVQSGRKMYLGPSVFDFVYPADAFALMENHGIKVTTTNYGSNQGFQAFTGIEKALAQGKSVIVTINGPITSVFYPNLQQSMGHPVVLLGIDVTNNVVYLNDGTLPQSGQKMTMSIDDFIDNWRASNFSATVAELAPAPAQTERSETAASAA from the coding sequence GTGACCGCGCCCGCCGTCTCGGCGACGGATGACATCACCGCGGCCCCCACAGCGTCGGCCAAACAGGCCGCATCGAAACGTGTCCCCGCACTTCCCACTCCGGACCAGGCACTGCGGACAATCACCGACAGCCTCGGCACCGTGCGGCGCAACCTCGATGACCTGCGCGAGAAGATCGAGACGCTCGTCCAAAACCAGATCATCGGCTTGAATAACAGCCTGCTGGACCTGCGCATCGACCTGCAGCGCCTGTTCAGCAACAAACCCCTCATCTACGGCAATCCCGCCAACTCCCAGTTTTGGGCCGCCCAGGGGATAGAGACCTCGTACCTGATGGCAGCGGCCATGGTGATCACTCGGCTCACCGGCGAGACAGTGACTGCAGATTCCATCGTGGACGAGGCGATGGCGACCAACAGCACCGTTCAATCTGGCCGCAAGATGTATCTGGGCCCGAGCGTCTTCGACTTCGTGTATCCCGCCGATGCGTTTGCGCTGATGGAGAATCACGGCATCAAGGTGACCACCACGAACTACGGCTCCAACCAGGGATTTCAGGCGTTTACCGGCATTGAAAAGGCACTGGCACAAGGTAAGTCGGTGATCGTGACAATCAATGGCCCGATCACCTCGGTCTTCTACCCCAACCTCCAGCAATCAATGGGGCACCCGGTGGTGCTGCTCGGGATCGATGTCACCAACAACGTGGTCTACCTGAACGACGGCACATTGCCACAGAGCGGGCAGAAGATGACGATGTCGATCGACGATTTCATCGACAACTGGCGAGCCTCCAACTTCAGCGCTACTGTCGCCGAGTTGGCCCCTGCCCCAGCGCAAACCGAGCGCTCTGAGACCGCGGCCAGCGCCGCATGA